The Mycobacterium seoulense genome has a window encoding:
- a CDS encoding MBL fold metallo-hydrolase, which yields MSFEPIYRSRPGADAMRPAAADRAEEIAPGLWCSPGLSNAYLLTTREGRVIVNTGMGFEGPVHRANFDAVDPSPVRYIVFTQGHVDHVGGLDSVRDPQTTVVAQANWTLWRDDNERLIPYRASRSAFAFKDTLAAGIPAIQRRLGATRLAGQSVPIVDLDFDETLTLEVGGRRMELISVPGGETTDSLVVWLPDERICLCGNVFGPLFGHIPNLVTIRGDRYRDALTATASVERVRDLRPELLVTGHFDPIAGAERIHAELSRLRDAIRYVHDQTVEGMNAGKDVRTLMREITLPAEYEVGQGYGKVAWDVRAIWENYSGWFHHESTTELYPVGFDAVAADVVELAGADALVNRAREHLAAGRPLQAIHLAELLPPDHTGARAVLRDAHEELLADSTNFWESAWLRNQIARNS from the coding sequence ATGAGTTTCGAACCGATATACCGCAGCAGGCCCGGGGCCGACGCAATGCGGCCCGCGGCTGCCGACCGTGCCGAGGAGATCGCGCCCGGGCTGTGGTGCTCACCGGGGCTCTCGAACGCCTACCTGCTCACCACCCGCGAGGGCCGGGTGATCGTCAACACCGGCATGGGTTTCGAGGGCCCGGTGCATCGCGCGAACTTCGACGCTGTCGACCCGTCACCGGTGCGCTACATCGTCTTCACCCAGGGCCACGTCGACCATGTCGGCGGTTTGGACAGCGTGCGCGACCCGCAGACAACGGTGGTCGCGCAGGCGAACTGGACGCTGTGGCGCGACGACAACGAGCGGCTCATCCCGTACCGCGCCAGCCGCAGCGCCTTCGCGTTCAAGGACACCCTGGCGGCCGGGATCCCAGCCATTCAGCGGCGCCTGGGCGCCACCCGGTTGGCCGGGCAGAGCGTTCCCATCGTCGACCTCGACTTCGATGAGACCCTGACCCTGGAGGTCGGCGGCCGGCGGATGGAGCTGATCTCCGTGCCCGGCGGTGAAACCACGGACTCACTGGTGGTGTGGCTGCCCGATGAGCGGATCTGCCTGTGCGGTAACGTCTTTGGCCCACTGTTCGGGCACATTCCCAACCTGGTCACCATCCGCGGCGACCGGTACCGCGACGCCCTGACGGCCACCGCTTCGGTGGAGCGGGTGCGCGACCTGCGGCCCGAGCTTCTGGTGACCGGTCATTTCGACCCGATAGCGGGCGCCGAGCGCATCCACGCCGAACTGTCCCGGCTGCGCGACGCCATCCGGTACGTCCACGACCAGACCGTCGAGGGGATGAACGCCGGGAAGGATGTGCGCACCTTGATGCGCGAGATCACCTTGCCCGCGGAATATGAAGTGGGGCAGGGCTATGGCAAGGTGGCCTGGGATGTGCGGGCCATCTGGGAGAACTACTCCGGCTGGTTTCACCACGAGTCGACCACCGAGCTCTATCCGGTCGGGTTCGACGCCGTCGCCGCCGACGTGGTTGAGCTCGCCGGTGCCGACGCATTGGTGAACCGGGCGCGCGAACACCTCGCCGCCGGACGCCCGCTGCAAGCCATCCACCTCGCCGAGCTTCTTCCGCCGGACCACACGGGGGCGCGGGCCGTGCTTCGAGACGCCCATGAAGAACTCCTGGCCGACAGCACGAACTTCTGGGAAAGCGCCTGGCTCAGAAACCAGATAGCGAGGAACTCATGA
- a CDS encoding sulfotransferase family protein, which translates to MGSAVDDIDFDDLTAPKLTDVQRQILEFTEAKVVDFDIDRMVAEAIAQAGADDLDDVDGFGDRLTAHVAAIEADEGLRQLTRSSLRQRVVRLLRNRLSLTELLKRYPEIEAVPIEKPFIVVGMPRSGTTHLVNLIAADPRRRALPYWESQEPIPARGQGPDIFGIDPRYARAKAEHDALMASAPAVAAMHDRFPEAIEEEVELLDLDMAAYVLEWHARVPDWRDYYLRLDQNRHYGYLRKVLQALTFLRGPRTWVLKSPQHCEQLGPLMATFPDATVAFTHRDPVAVIQSAITMMAYSDRLRRTSIDPEWLLDYWSDRVQRLLGACVRDRELVPAERSIDINFHQLNGNEMPVLEGLYHCGGVELTPKVRALFEKYLAGNPRGKHGRVNYDLHRHFGITADELRGRFDFYFDKFDVRAES; encoded by the coding sequence GTGGGCTCTGCCGTCGACGACATCGACTTCGACGACCTGACCGCGCCCAAGCTGACCGACGTCCAACGCCAGATCCTCGAGTTCACCGAGGCCAAGGTCGTCGATTTCGACATCGATCGGATGGTGGCGGAGGCCATTGCGCAAGCGGGCGCAGACGACCTCGACGACGTCGACGGTTTCGGCGATCGGCTCACCGCGCACGTCGCGGCGATCGAAGCCGACGAGGGTCTGCGTCAGCTCACGCGCTCGTCGCTGCGGCAGCGCGTCGTGCGGCTGCTGCGCAACCGCTTGTCGCTGACCGAGCTCCTCAAGCGGTATCCCGAAATCGAAGCCGTCCCGATCGAGAAGCCGTTCATCGTCGTCGGGATGCCGCGATCGGGCACCACCCATCTGGTCAACCTCATCGCCGCCGACCCACGTCGACGGGCGTTGCCGTACTGGGAGAGTCAGGAACCCATCCCCGCTCGTGGCCAGGGTCCCGACATCTTCGGGATTGACCCCCGTTACGCGCGAGCCAAAGCCGAGCACGACGCGCTCATGGCCAGCGCCCCTGCCGTCGCCGCGATGCACGACCGATTCCCCGAGGCGATCGAGGAGGAGGTCGAACTCCTCGACCTCGATATGGCCGCCTACGTACTGGAATGGCATGCGCGCGTACCGGACTGGCGCGACTACTACCTGCGCCTGGACCAGAACCGGCACTACGGATACCTGAGGAAAGTGCTGCAGGCATTGACCTTCTTGCGCGGTCCGCGGACCTGGGTCCTGAAAAGTCCTCAACACTGTGAGCAGCTCGGCCCGCTCATGGCGACGTTTCCCGACGCGACAGTGGCTTTCACGCACCGCGATCCCGTCGCCGTGATCCAGTCGGCCATCACGATGATGGCCTACTCCGATCGACTGCGCCGAACGAGCATCGATCCGGAGTGGCTGCTCGACTATTGGAGCGACCGGGTGCAACGACTGTTGGGGGCGTGCGTGCGCGACCGTGAACTCGTACCGGCGGAGCGCAGCATCGACATCAACTTCCACCAGCTGAACGGCAACGAAATGCCGGTGCTCGAGGGGCTTTACCACTGCGGCGGTGTCGAGTTGACGCCGAAGGTGCGGGCGCTGTTTGAGAAATACCTGGCGGGTAATCCGCGGGGCAAGCACGGTCGCGTCAACTACGACCTGCATCGGCACTTCGGCATCACGGCAGACGAACTGCGCGGACGCTTCGACTTCTACTTCGACAAGTTCGACGTCCGGGCCGAGAGCTAG
- a CDS encoding DUF2237 family protein, translating into MPDRNVLGRPLEPCGTEPLTGYYRDGCCSTGPEDVGRHTICAVMTTEFLEHQRSIGNDLLTPVPEYRFPGLLPGDRWCVTALNWLRAHQDGCAAPVVLASTHERTLEVVPLEALQEHKVDVPDDLANL; encoded by the coding sequence GTGCCCGATCGAAACGTGTTAGGCCGTCCGCTGGAACCGTGCGGCACAGAGCCACTTACCGGGTACTACCGCGACGGCTGTTGCTCGACGGGACCCGAGGACGTCGGCCGGCACACGATCTGCGCGGTCATGACGACCGAATTCCTGGAGCACCAGCGTTCCATCGGCAATGACTTGCTCACCCCCGTTCCCGAATACCGGTTCCCCGGCCTGCTGCCCGGCGATCGTTGGTGCGTCACCGCGCTGAACTGGCTGCGGGCCCACCAGGATGGCTGCGCCGCGCCGGTGGTGCTGGCCTCCACCCACGAGCGCACCCTCGAGGTGGTGCCGCTGGAGGCGCTGCAGGAACACAAGGTCGACGTCCCGGACGACTTGGCGAATCTGTAG
- a CDS encoding PE domain-containing protein — translation MQSLSFDPAAAAIGSDVVRGAVQGVQAGAMAAPSTTAMVPAGADEVSAQAALAFGAEAAAFLAFNTAAQEELVRAGTAVVDIARMYSEVDAAAAGSLLGVRPEATYRKAG, via the coding sequence GTGCAGTCACTGTCGTTCGATCCGGCCGCCGCCGCCATCGGGTCCGACGTCGTCCGTGGCGCCGTGCAGGGCGTGCAGGCCGGCGCGATGGCAGCTCCGTCCACCACCGCGATGGTGCCGGCCGGGGCCGACGAGGTCTCGGCGCAGGCGGCCCTCGCGTTCGGCGCGGAGGCCGCCGCCTTCCTCGCGTTTAATACGGCCGCACAAGAGGAGCTGGTCCGGGCGGGGACGGCGGTTGTCGACATCGCCCGCATGTATTCGGAGGTCGACGCCGCGGCGGCGGGCAGCCTGCTCGGCGTCCGCCCGGAGGCCACCTACCGGAAGGCGGGGTAA
- a CDS encoding glycoside hydrolase 5 family protein: MQRRTALKLPLLLAAGTALARAPRASAEEPGRWSADRANRWYQAQGFVVGSNYITSNAINQLEMFQADSYDPRRIDTELGWARFYGHNTARVFLHDQLWAQDQRGFQTRLAQFVDIAARHRVKPLFVFFDSCWDPAPKAGRQRAPRPGVHNSGWVQSPGAERLGDPRYAGVMRDYVTAVLTQFRNDDRVLGWDLWNEPDNPAKQYRSTERSDKEQLVANLLPQVFRWARAVDPSQPLTSGVWRGDWGQPQGRSAISDIQLANSDVVTFHSYAEPAGFESRIGELAPLGRPILCTEYMARPRGSTVEGILPVAKRHNVGAINWGLVAGKTQTYFPWESWDHPYTAIPKVWFHDLLGPDGRPFQDTEALTTRKLAGSQA, encoded by the coding sequence GTGCAACGACGAACGGCCCTCAAGCTGCCACTGCTGCTGGCAGCAGGCACCGCACTGGCGCGAGCACCGCGCGCCTCGGCCGAGGAGCCGGGTCGCTGGTCCGCCGATCGCGCCAACCGCTGGTATCAGGCGCAGGGCTTCGTCGTCGGCTCGAACTACATCACCTCCAACGCCATCAACCAGCTCGAAATGTTTCAGGCCGACAGCTATGACCCGCGGCGCATCGACACCGAGCTCGGGTGGGCCCGGTTCTACGGGCACAACACCGCACGGGTATTCCTCCACGATCAGTTGTGGGCCCAGGATCAGCGAGGGTTCCAGACGCGGCTCGCGCAGTTTGTCGACATCGCGGCGCGCCACCGCGTCAAACCGCTGTTCGTCTTCTTCGACTCATGCTGGGACCCGGCACCCAAAGCGGGCCGGCAGCGCGCACCGAGGCCCGGGGTGCACAACTCCGGCTGGGTGCAAAGCCCCGGCGCCGAACGGCTCGGCGACCCCCGCTATGCGGGCGTCATGCGTGACTACGTCACCGCCGTGTTGACCCAGTTCCGCAACGACGACCGCGTTCTCGGTTGGGATCTGTGGAACGAGCCCGACAACCCCGCGAAGCAGTATCGAAGCACCGAGCGCAGCGACAAAGAGCAGTTGGTCGCCAACCTGCTCCCCCAGGTGTTCCGCTGGGCGCGCGCGGTCGACCCAAGCCAGCCACTCACGAGTGGCGTGTGGCGCGGCGACTGGGGACAACCCCAGGGGCGCAGCGCAATCAGCGACATTCAGCTCGCCAACTCCGACGTGGTCACGTTCCACTCCTACGCCGAACCCGCGGGCTTCGAGTCGCGGATCGGCGAGCTCGCCCCGCTGGGGAGGCCGATTCTGTGCACCGAGTACATGGCCCGGCCGCGGGGCAGCACCGTCGAGGGAATTCTGCCGGTGGCCAAGCGCCACAACGTCGGAGCCATCAACTGGGGTCTGGTCGCCGGAAAGACGCAGACCTACTTCCCCTGGGAATCGTGGGACCACCCGTACACCGCAATCCCGAAGGTCTGGTTCCACGACCTGCTCGGGCCCGACGGCCGGCCATTCCAGGACACGGAGGCCCTGACGACGCGGAAGCTGGCCGGCAGCCAGGCCTGA
- a CDS encoding CAP domain-containing protein: MTKKVELVASFSLCCVVIATAGTVSEFVARADDSVAVLYGGVSGLRQPCGPLTDDPRLRVAAQRHADDMLRTGLSGHIGSDGSSPRTRIAEAGYNRTPATGEIVYWGTGSAANPTQALDSWMQSPPHRAIIVNCAFTAGGFATASDGTKMTVVGDFAAP, from the coding sequence ATGACGAAGAAAGTCGAACTCGTCGCCAGCTTCTCGCTGTGTTGTGTCGTCATCGCGACGGCCGGCACCGTTTCTGAATTCGTCGCGCGCGCAGACGACTCCGTTGCTGTGCTGTACGGCGGCGTCAGCGGGCTTCGTCAGCCTTGCGGGCCACTCACAGACGACCCGCGGTTGAGGGTGGCAGCGCAGCGGCACGCCGACGACATGCTGCGCACCGGTTTAAGCGGGCATATCGGTTCGGACGGCTCTTCGCCGCGGACGCGCATCGCAGAAGCCGGCTACAACCGGACCCCCGCCACGGGTGAGATCGTTTATTGGGGCACTGGGTCAGCGGCGAATCCCACCCAGGCCCTCGACTCGTGGATGCAAAGCCCTCCACACCGAGCGATCATCGTGAACTGCGCTTTCACCGCGGGCGGCTTCGCCACCGCCTCCGACGGCACCAAGATGACCGTGGTGGGTGACTTCGCGGCTCCCTAA
- the mtf2 gene encoding fatty-acid O-methyltransferase Mtf2 — MALQGQERNLRGLLLCKVNEKYAHYIYEYFYQKFLYRYLTRRLAANDVLFFNYGYEEDPPMGVPLSPSDEPHRFFIQLYHRTATQVDLYGKDVLEVGCGHGGGASYLMRTLQPASYTGLDLNSAGIAFCRKRHKVAGLEFLQGDAENLPFPDQSFDAVINIESSHLYSQFPRFLAEVARVLRPEGHLLYADFRYADCIAGWEAQLADAPLRALSHRVINLEVVRAMEQNAQWWVAFVNAVVPAVARSVIAARGHRLVCGAYEGLQSGGTTEYRMYCFAKA; from the coding sequence ATGGCGCTCCAAGGCCAAGAGCGCAACCTTCGCGGCCTGCTTCTTTGCAAGGTCAATGAGAAGTATGCGCACTATATTTACGAGTACTTCTACCAGAAGTTCTTGTATCGCTACTTAACCCGCCGGCTTGCCGCGAATGATGTTTTGTTCTTCAACTATGGCTACGAAGAGGACCCGCCAATGGGGGTGCCGCTGTCCCCCTCGGACGAGCCCCACAGGTTCTTTATCCAGCTTTATCACCGCACGGCGACTCAGGTCGATCTCTACGGTAAAGACGTGCTGGAGGTCGGTTGCGGCCACGGCGGTGGGGCCTCATACCTCATGCGCACCCTGCAACCGGCCTCCTACACCGGACTGGATTTGAACTCGGCAGGTATCGCCTTTTGCCGGAAAAGGCACAAGGTGGCCGGTCTGGAATTCTTGCAAGGCGACGCCGAAAACTTGCCATTCCCCGACCAATCCTTCGACGCGGTGATCAATATCGAATCCTCACACCTCTACTCTCAGTTTCCCCGTTTTCTCGCAGAGGTGGCGCGCGTGCTGCGCCCGGAAGGCCATCTTCTGTACGCCGATTTCCGATACGCGGACTGTATTGCCGGCTGGGAAGCGCAGTTAGCCGACGCGCCTCTTCGGGCGCTCTCGCACCGGGTGATCAATTTAGAAGTCGTGCGCGCGATGGAGCAAAACGCACAATGGTGGGTGGCGTTCGTCAATGCCGTTGTGCCTGCAGTCGCACGCAGCGTTATCGCGGCCCGCGGCCACCGGCTCGTGTGCGGAGCGTACGAGGGTCTGCAGAGTGGGGGCACCACGGAATACCGGATGTACTGCTTTGCGAAGGCGTGA
- a CDS encoding nucleoside deaminase: MIADEDLIRTALSVAATAGPRDVPIGAVVVGADGTELARAVNAREALGDPTAHAEILALRAAAGALGDGWRLEGATLAVTVEPCTMCAGALVLARVGRLVFGAWEPKTGAVGSLWDVVRDRRLNHRPEVRGGVLAEECAAPLEAFFARQRLG; encoded by the coding sequence GTGATCGCTGACGAAGACCTTATCCGCACCGCGTTGTCGGTCGCCGCGACGGCGGGTCCGCGCGATGTGCCCATCGGTGCGGTGGTGGTCGGCGCCGACGGAACCGAGCTGGCCCGCGCGGTGAATGCCCGGGAAGCCCTGGGCGACCCCACGGCGCACGCCGAGATCCTGGCGCTGCGCGCGGCGGCCGGCGCGCTCGGAGACGGGTGGCGACTGGAGGGCGCCACGCTGGCGGTCACCGTCGAACCGTGCACGATGTGCGCCGGCGCGCTCGTCCTGGCCCGTGTCGGCCGGCTGGTGTTCGGCGCGTGGGAGCCCAAGACGGGCGCGGTCGGATCGTTGTGGGACGTGGTCCGCGATCGGCGGCTCAATCATCGCCCCGAAGTGCGCGGCGGCGTGCTTGCCGAAGAGTGCGCCGCACCGCTCGAAGCCTTCTTCGCGCGCCAGCGATTGGGGTAA